Proteins encoded by one window of Danaus plexippus chromosome Z, MEX_DaPlex, whole genome shotgun sequence:
- the LOC116777575 gene encoding mucin-5AC-like: MEIKAVQFLVSLLAVTYHDLETPKSVNAKESDETALREALLLVELLKSEYSKILRERNQPEIDVDGKNLETCATRFMTNTATEAVSPLTENAGRKVEFSSPKPFSAYGFLQSHPNYIQRRRFNGYRDYYGNYNPPQMWRRMDYENVFGPQPNATTSTSQATEKTTVSQAESSTVSSSTKPDISINVTTPLPSSISTSTKELDSQSLSTSKPPTSAKQNTVSSPTPPTTPSSAAPTTHKTILLTSRTNNKLKSTKALTIYKKKDTKASEPKKLHLNLEVITSPVPITDPEQAQVVSELEQELESEIAYSSSSLSPSSRWHITWRPTTRIHLAGSTRYPIPLPVNHAFCFTNPESPLCRTFIK, encoded by the exons ATGGAAATTAAGGCTGTGCAATTTTTAGTTTCCTTACTTGCTGTTACGTATCATGACTTGGAAACACCCAAATCTGTAAATGCTAAGGAATCAGATGAGACAGCTTTACGTGAAGCACTACTATTGGTTGAACTTTTAAAGTCAG aatattctaaaatactaCGAGAAAGAAACCAACCTGAAATAGATGTCGATGGAAAGAATCTTGAAACGTGTGCAACAAGATTTATGACAAATACCGCCACGGAGGCAGTGTCTCCACTGACAGAAAACGCAGGACGTAaa GTAGAATTTTCCAGCCCAAAACCTTTCAGTGCCTACGGATTTTTGCAATCTCATCCTAATT ACATTCAAAGGAGAAGATTCAATGGCTATCGAGACTATTACG GAAATTATAACCCACCTCAAATGTGGCGCAGGATGGATTACGAAAACGTTTTTGGACCGCAACCAAACGCAACTACTTCTACCTCACAAGCCACCGAAAAAACTACAGTCTCACAAGCTGAGTCTTCAACCGTCTCCAGTTCCACAAAACCTGATATTTCTATTAACGTGACAACACCATTACCAAGCTCTATATCCACCAGTACCAAGGAACTTGATTCGCAGTCTCTATCCACCTCAAAACCCCCCACCTCGGCAAAACAGAATACTGTGTCATCCCCAACACCCCCAACGACTCCATCTTCAGCGGCGCCTACCACCCACAAAACCATTTTACTGACATCTAGAACTAACAATAAGTTGAAAAGTACAAAGGCACTcacgatatataaaaaaaaag atactAAAGCGTCAGAACCAAAGAAACTACACTTAAATTTAGAAGTGATAACAAGCCCAGTTCCTATAACCGATCCTGAACAAGCACAAGTAGTATCAGAACTTGAACAAGAACTTGAATCTGAGATAGCATATTCCTCTAGTTCATTATCACCATCGTCTCGGTGGCATATAACATGGCGGCCCACCACCAGAATACATTTAGCCGGCAGCACTCGATATCCTATACCACTACCTGTAAATCACGCCTTCTGTTTTACCAACCCTGAAAGCCCTTTGTGTCGCacgtttatcaaataa